In the Leptotrichia sp. oral taxon 847 genome, one interval contains:
- the gatB gene encoding Asp-tRNA(Asn)/Glu-tRNA(Gln) amidotransferase subunit GatB — translation MSIEYETVIGLEVHCQLKTKTKVWCSCDADYDNKHPNTSVCPVCTGQPGALPKLNEKVLDYAIKAALALGCEINRESQFDRKNYFYPDSPKNYQITQFFKPYAENGVLKITTNSGKEASVGIERIQIEEDTAKSIHTTSETLLNYNRASVPLIEIISKPEIKNAEEAYAYLNTLKDRLKYTKVSDVSMELGSLRCDANVSVRKKGEKELGTRTETKNLNSFKAVMKAIEYETNRQIEVIENGGRVVQETRLWDEENAVTKTMRSKEEAMDYRYFPEPDLPKVIISDERLERVKGQMPEFADEKAKRFVNEYKLHEMEAATLSSEQELAEYYEEVVNDTKEPRLAANWVLTEILRVLKERNILISEFNVTPKNLGKLIKLIKNKTISSKIAKDVFEILLTEDKDPEVIVKEKGLVQITDDSEIEKIVDQVLSENPQSVEDYKNGKDNAIKYLMGQAMKLSRGKANPQMINKMILDKLS, via the coding sequence ATGAGTATAGAATATGAAACAGTCATCGGACTTGAAGTTCACTGTCAATTAAAAACAAAAACAAAAGTATGGTGTTCGTGCGATGCCGATTATGATAACAAACATCCAAATACATCGGTGTGTCCAGTTTGTACAGGTCAGCCGGGAGCACTGCCAAAACTTAATGAAAAAGTGCTTGATTATGCAATAAAAGCGGCACTTGCATTGGGATGTGAGATAAATAGGGAAAGTCAGTTTGACAGAAAGAATTATTTTTATCCAGATTCACCAAAAAATTACCAAATTACACAGTTTTTTAAACCTTATGCTGAAAATGGAGTCTTGAAAATTACGACAAATAGTGGAAAAGAGGCAAGTGTTGGAATTGAACGGATTCAAATAGAAGAAGATACGGCGAAAAGTATTCATACGACTTCTGAAACACTGTTAAATTACAACAGAGCATCTGTGCCGTTAATCGAGATTATTTCTAAGCCAGAAATTAAAAACGCTGAAGAGGCTTATGCGTACTTGAATACATTGAAAGATAGATTGAAATATACTAAAGTTAGTGATGTAAGTATGGAATTGGGATCGCTTAGATGTGATGCAAATGTTTCTGTCAGAAAAAAAGGTGAAAAAGAATTAGGGACTAGAACGGAAACTAAGAATTTGAACTCATTCAAAGCGGTTATGAAAGCGATTGAATATGAAACGAATAGACAAATAGAAGTGATTGAAAATGGTGGAAGAGTCGTGCAGGAAACAAGACTTTGGGATGAAGAAAATGCGGTTACTAAAACTATGAGAAGTAAGGAAGAAGCTATGGATTACAGATATTTCCCAGAGCCTGATTTGCCAAAAGTGATTATTTCAGATGAAAGACTTGAAAGAGTAAAAGGACAAATGCCTGAATTTGCTGATGAAAAGGCGAAAAGATTTGTGAATGAATATAAATTGCATGAAATGGAAGCTGCGACACTTTCTTCAGAGCAAGAGTTAGCTGAATATTACGAGGAAGTTGTAAACGATACGAAAGAGCCTAGACTTGCGGCAAACTGGGTACTTACAGAAATTTTGAGAGTTTTGAAAGAGAGAAATATTTTAATTTCAGAATTTAACGTAACTCCGAAAAATCTAGGAAAATTGATTAAATTAATCAAAAATAAAACAATTAGTTCAAAAATAGCAAAAGATGTATTTGAAATTTTATTGACAGAAGATAAAGATCCAGAAGTTATTGTAAAAGAAAAAGGATTGGTTCAAATAACAGATGACAGCGAAATTGAAAAAATTGTGGATCAAGTTTTATCAGAAAATCCACAGTCTGTTGAAGATTACAAAAATGGAAAAGATAATGCAATAAAATATCTTATGGGACAAGCTATGAAGTTATCTCGTGGAAAAGCTAATCCACAAATGATAAACAAAATGATTTTAGATAAATTAAGTTAA
- the mutL gene encoding DNA mismatch repair endonuclease MutL — translation MGIIKILDESVSNVIAAGEVVENPASMIKEMVENSLDAKATMIKIEVFKSGVDVKISDNGIGMDKEDTLLSVERHATSKIEKKEDVFNLNTYGFRGEALSSIAAVSKLTILTRTKESLVGYKISSYGGVVRKFEEVSKNVGTEVEVRDLFYNTPARKKFLRKASTEYSKIREIVLREALANSSVAFSLDLDGKNSIRTSGKGMENTILELFGKSVLRNLKKFEYGYLGNVEILRSTKDFLFTFVNNRYVKSLTIERAIIDGYYTKLMKGKYPFAIIFYNTDPKEIDVNVHPSKKIVKFSNDKIVYSEIKSAIDDFFYYADRENWQPNIDLIKKNINLNEKNSTKNDLFASEVPTVEENKFLSLETFDGKIESEEKNKEKKDDKRNEENKELKNFSQDDRKNNETKENNKFKNMSKLEPERIFNKGQNKNSNLTEFYKKDEDKIFSSKNFESEKTEKVKGEVPYKNDEILEINQGGNSNYKVGTFEKKVGLQVEYDVLGQIFDTYILVKKDNELEIYDQHIIHERILYEELKEKFYGKKIDSIQLLIPKKMEVTQIEKEIIFENIEIFNNFGFEIDEFYENEILIRAVPIFDFRDSAENVFEKLLSDLKNEVEIKDLREKIIISMSCRGAVKAGQKLSFDEMQNMVRRIHEVGKYTCPHGRPIIVKLTKNDLDKMFGRRK, via the coding sequence TTGGGAATTATAAAAATTTTGGACGAAAGTGTGTCTAACGTTATTGCAGCAGGGGAAGTTGTGGAAAATCCAGCTTCGATGATTAAGGAGATGGTTGAAAATTCTTTAGATGCAAAAGCTACGATGATTAAAATTGAAGTTTTTAAGTCGGGGGTAGATGTCAAAATTAGCGACAACGGTATCGGAATGGATAAAGAGGACACACTTTTATCGGTGGAGCGACACGCCACTTCTAAAATTGAGAAAAAGGAAGATGTGTTTAATTTAAATACTTACGGTTTTCGTGGAGAAGCGCTTTCTTCAATTGCCGCTGTTTCAAAACTTACGATTTTGACGAGAACAAAGGAAAGTCTGGTAGGATATAAAATTTCAAGTTACGGTGGAGTTGTGAGAAAATTTGAAGAAGTCTCAAAAAATGTTGGGACAGAAGTGGAAGTGCGAGATTTATTTTACAACACCCCTGCGAGAAAAAAATTTTTACGAAAGGCTTCCACGGAATATTCTAAAATTAGGGAAATCGTTCTAAGAGAGGCTCTGGCAAATAGTAGTGTCGCTTTTTCACTGGATTTGGACGGGAAGAATTCTATCAGGACAAGCGGAAAAGGGATGGAAAATACGATTTTGGAATTGTTTGGAAAGTCGGTTTTAAGAAATTTAAAAAAATTTGAGTACGGATATTTAGGAAATGTGGAAATTTTGAGAAGTACAAAAGATTTTTTATTTACTTTTGTAAATAACAGATATGTAAAATCACTTACAATTGAAAGAGCGATAATAGATGGATATTACACAAAACTTATGAAAGGGAAATATCCTTTTGCCATAATTTTTTATAACACCGACCCAAAAGAAATTGATGTCAACGTCCATCCGTCCAAAAAAATAGTTAAATTTTCCAATGATAAAATTGTTTATAGTGAAATAAAATCAGCGATTGATGACTTTTTTTATTACGCTGACAGAGAAAATTGGCAACCGAATATTGATTTGATTAAAAAAAATATAAATTTGAATGAAAAAAATAGTACAAAAAATGATTTGTTTGCAAGTGAAGTGCCAACAGTTGAAGAGAATAAATTTTTAAGTCTTGAGACTTTTGATGGGAAAATTGAAAGTGAAGAAAAAAATAAAGAAAAAAAAGACGATAAAAGAAATGAAGAAAATAAAGAATTGAAAAATTTTTCTCAAGATGATAGAAAAAATAATGAAACTAAAGAAAATAATAAGTTTAAAAATATGTCTAAACTAGAACCAGAAAGAATTTTTAATAAAGGTCAAAATAAAAATTCTAATTTAACTGAGTTTTATAAAAAAGATGAAGATAAAATTTTTAGTAGCAAAAATTTTGAAAGTGAAAAAACAGAAAAAGTAAAAGGTGAAGTTCCTTATAAAAATGATGAAATTCTGGAAATAAATCAAGGGGGAAATTCTAATTATAAAGTTGGAACATTTGAAAAAAAAGTTGGATTGCAAGTGGAATATGATGTTTTAGGACAGATTTTTGACACTTATATTTTGGTTAAAAAAGACAATGAGCTTGAAATCTACGACCAGCACATCATTCACGAAAGAATTTTGTACGAGGAGTTAAAGGAGAAGTTTTATGGGAAAAAAATTGACTCAATTCAGCTTTTGATTCCTAAAAAGATGGAAGTTACTCAAATTGAAAAAGAGATTATATTTGAAAATATTGAAATTTTTAACAATTTTGGGTTTGAAATTGACGAATTTTATGAAAATGAGATTTTAATTCGGGCGGTACCGATTTTTGATTTTAGAGACAGCGCAGAAAATGTCTTTGAAAAATTGTTGAGCGATTTGAAAAATGAAGTTGAAATAAAGGATTTGAGGGAAAAGATTATTATTTCAATGTCCTGTAGAGGAGCTGTAAAGGCAGGACAAAAATTATCTTTTGATGAGATGCAAAATATGGTGAGAAGAATCCATGAAGTTGGAAAGTACACTTGTCCGCATGGCAGACCAATTATTGTAAAACTTACTAAGAACGATTTGGATAAAATGTTTGGGAGAAGAAAATAA
- the mvk gene encoding mevalonate kinase — MKKGIGKAHSKIILLGEHSVVYGYPAIAIPLKKIEIECKILESRTNFLCNKNDTLSVAIFTALKYLKKEKAKIKYNIKSKIPPKRGMGSSAAVSIAAIRAVFNYFDREIKDDLLEKLANIAEITAHQNPSGLDAKTCLSEKPIKFIKNKGFSYIEINLGAYLVIADSGIYGNTKEAVEKVRKLGDIAKEPLKKLGELTERFESLIKNKFETEKVKKIGQIMTNANDELKKIGVTIEKTEIFVKKALENGASGAKISGGGLGGCVIALCKSQKIVKNVKKILIESGAVNIWIEKI; from the coding sequence ATGAAAAAAGGTATTGGAAAAGCACACAGTAAAATTATATTATTAGGAGAGCATTCCGTTGTCTATGGCTATCCCGCAATAGCAATTCCGTTAAAAAAAATTGAGATAGAATGTAAGATTTTGGAAAGTAGGACAAACTTTTTATGTAATAAAAATGACACACTTTCGGTTGCAATTTTTACGGCACTAAAATATTTGAAAAAAGAAAAAGCAAAAATAAAATACAATATAAAGTCAAAAATTCCGCCAAAAAGGGGAATGGGTTCGTCAGCAGCAGTGAGCATTGCAGCAATTCGGGCGGTGTTTAATTACTTTGATAGAGAAATTAAAGATGATTTATTGGAAAAACTGGCAAACATTGCCGAAATTACGGCACATCAAAATCCAAGCGGACTCGACGCAAAGACCTGCCTTAGCGAAAAGCCTATAAAATTTATAAAAAACAAAGGTTTTTCCTATATCGAAATAAATTTAGGAGCGTATCTTGTCATTGCGGATTCGGGAATTTATGGGAACACAAAAGAAGCTGTGGAAAAGGTGAGAAAATTGGGAGATATTGCAAAAGAGCCATTAAAAAAGCTGGGAGAATTAACCGAAAGATTTGAAAGTTTGATAAAAAATAAATTTGAAACTGAAAAAGTAAAAAAAATCGGACAAATAATGACAAATGCGAATGACGAATTAAAAAAAATAGGTGTTACGATTGAAAAAACAGAAATATTTGTAAAAAAAGCGTTGGAAAATGGAGCAAGTGGAGCAAAAATTTCTGGCGGAGGACTAGGAGGCTGTGTTATCGCACTTTGTAAGTCGCAAAAAATTGTAAAAAATGTAAAAAAAATTTTGATTGAGAGTGGAGCGGTAAATATTTGGATAGAAAAAATTTAA
- a CDS encoding penicillin-binding transpeptidase domain-containing protein — MKDSNKKNNIVNRAKLNLENRKNGKNKKSNSESMWNKWYVRVIMLCFALLIYTFVLIGNLFNLQILNGDKYRAEGEKQYSSENYIKAKRGKISTDDGQLLAYDNEQYVVILDPSVIKNENIDKLLEMLKRYIEPLDTDKARDTYEIKKNYNKKYLKLDYKIEEDARHAIEQEIEVADKQTKENNKGKDKSQRKTNPFLGITFETVYTRKYENIEPFQETVGFVNNENKGIYGIEKYYDKELSGEMGVIKASLRIPKVFLNMSSIKNKGESKPAKDGNNIVLTIDNKIQDMLDRELNRTFYEYDATSTMGILMEVETGKILAMSSYPKSSDHSKIKNRTITDFFEPGSIFKPVTMAMGLQSKKINADTRIESSGSIKVKDRIISDHDSTTTGNLTLADTIAHSGNVAMVKISQKLDKNTFYNYLASVGLGSKTGIDTYAEMTKELLKLKDLTEVKKANIAFGQGIAMTQIQMIMALNTVINNGKLMKPYIVDRIEDDGGNIVKKNLPTVLRKVFSDEVSKLNRSYMEAVVSRGTGMEAKIEGYRIGGKTGTAQKSGKGGYQKGRYFSSFFAFFPTDHPKYAILITINEPKGGKYYGASVALPSVKKVLTELIAYKRINPNGEVTKEPSVKEVVTEEKKKDLSGIKEGFSKNIMPDLTGVVLRDFYSIYPQSKYPNFKVSGSGKVVEQYPKAGEKIDGKTNISIVFQ; from the coding sequence ATGAAAGATTCGAATAAAAAAAATAATATTGTAAACAGAGCAAAATTAAATTTAGAAAATAGAAAAAATGGAAAAAATAAAAAAAGTAATTCCGAAAGTATGTGGAACAAGTGGTATGTAAGAGTAATAATGCTCTGTTTTGCTCTTCTTATTTATACTTTCGTACTAATTGGTAATTTATTTAATTTACAGATATTAAACGGAGATAAATATAGAGCAGAAGGTGAAAAACAGTATTCTTCAGAAAATTATATAAAAGCTAAAAGAGGGAAAATTTCAACTGATGATGGACAATTATTGGCGTACGACAATGAGCAATATGTAGTAATTTTGGATCCTTCGGTAATTAAAAATGAAAATATTGATAAGTTGCTAGAGATGCTCAAAAGGTATATAGAACCTTTGGATACTGACAAAGCGAGAGATACCTATGAAATTAAGAAAAACTATAATAAAAAATATTTAAAATTGGATTACAAAATAGAGGAAGACGCAAGACATGCTATTGAGCAGGAAATAGAAGTTGCTGATAAACAAACTAAGGAAAACAACAAAGGGAAAGATAAATCTCAAAGAAAGACAAATCCATTTTTAGGAATTACGTTTGAAACAGTATACACGAGAAAATATGAAAATATTGAGCCTTTTCAGGAAACAGTAGGATTTGTGAACAATGAAAATAAAGGTATCTATGGAATTGAAAAATATTATGATAAAGAGCTTTCTGGAGAAATGGGAGTTATTAAAGCGTCTTTGAGAATACCAAAAGTATTTTTAAATATGTCAAGTATAAAAAATAAAGGTGAATCCAAACCAGCAAAAGACGGTAATAACATAGTTTTAACCATTGATAACAAAATTCAGGATATGCTGGACAGAGAACTTAACAGAACATTTTATGAATATGATGCGACTTCTACAATGGGAATTTTAATGGAAGTGGAAACCGGTAAAATACTCGCAATGTCGTCGTATCCGAAATCTAGCGATCACTCAAAAATAAAAAATAGAACGATTACAGACTTTTTTGAACCAGGATCAATTTTTAAACCTGTAACGATGGCAATGGGATTGCAGTCAAAAAAAATAAATGCTGACACCAGAATAGAATCAAGCGGTTCGATTAAAGTAAAAGACAGAATTATAAGTGATCATGACAGTACAACTACAGGAAATTTAACTTTGGCGGACACAATAGCTCACTCAGGAAATGTCGCAATGGTAAAAATTTCTCAGAAATTGGACAAAAATACATTTTATAACTATTTAGCAAGTGTAGGACTCGGTTCAAAAACGGGAATTGATACTTATGCTGAAATGACAAAAGAGCTTTTAAAATTAAAAGATTTGACAGAAGTAAAAAAAGCAAATATAGCATTTGGACAAGGTATCGCTATGACTCAGATTCAGATGATAATGGCGCTTAATACAGTAATAAACAATGGAAAGCTTATGAAGCCTTATATAGTTGATAGAATTGAAGATGATGGTGGAAACATCGTCAAAAAAAATCTTCCTACAGTGTTAAGAAAAGTTTTTAGCGATGAAGTTTCAAAATTGAACAGAAGTTATATGGAAGCAGTTGTCAGCCGCGGAACAGGAATGGAAGCTAAAATAGAAGGATACCGTATTGGAGGTAAAACTGGAACGGCACAGAAATCTGGTAAAGGTGGTTATCAAAAAGGTCGTTATTTCAGTTCGTTTTTTGCGTTTTTTCCGACAGATCATCCTAAATATGCGATACTTATTACGATAAATGAGCCCAAAGGTGGAAAATATTACGGGGCTTCAGTCGCATTGCCTTCGGTAAAAAAAGTATTAACAGAATTGATTGCTTATAAGCGTATCAATCCAAATGGAGAAGTAACAAAAGAACCTTCAGTAAAGGAAGTTGTAACTGAAGAAAAGAAAAAAGATTTAAGTGGAATTAAAGAAGGATTTTCTAAAAATATTATGCCGGATTTGACAGGAGTTGTCCTAAGAGATTTTTATTCAATTTATCCTCAGAGCAAGTATCCAAATTTTAAAGTTTCAGGAAGTGGGAAAGTCGTGGAACAGTATCCAAAAGCTGGAGAAAAAATTGATGGGAAAACAAATATTAGTATAGTTTTTCAGTAA
- the mvaD gene encoding diphosphomevalonate decarboxylase has protein sequence MEKVKSYANIAIIKYWGKKDAKKMIPATSSISLTLKDLYTETEIGFIDDMEIKKEVEKNGEKFSGIRDLFFLNSELQDKIHTEKISKVVDLFRTQENEKNKKVKIKTTNNMPTAAGLSSSSSGLSAVIKACNKLFKKNLSQEQLAQISKYGSGSSARSFFGPVAAWDKDSGKIYKINTDLKLAMIVLVLSKSKKEVSSRDGMERCLKTSTYFEEWIKQSEIDFKNMKKYLQDNDFEKVGKLAEENALRMHKTTETANPPFSYFLPQTYKAMEFVKNLRDKDSEKCYFTMDAGPNVKVLCLEEDLERLARIFSKKYEVIVSKTVEL, from the coding sequence ATGGAAAAGGTGAAGTCGTACGCAAATATAGCGATTATAAAATACTGGGGAAAAAAAGACGCAAAAAAAATGATACCTGCCACAAGCAGTATTTCTTTAACTTTGAAAGATTTGTATACGGAAACGGAAATTGGGTTTATAGATGACATGGAAATAAAAAAAGAAGTCGAAAAAAATGGAGAAAAATTTTCTGGAATTAGAGATTTATTTTTTTTAAACAGCGAGCTGCAAGATAAAATTCATACAGAAAAAATTAGCAAAGTAGTGGATTTGTTTAGAACGCAAGAAAATGAAAAAAATAAAAAAGTTAAAATTAAAACGACAAATAATATGCCAACAGCTGCGGGCCTTTCATCAAGTTCAAGCGGATTATCAGCGGTAATCAAAGCCTGTAACAAGTTATTCAAAAAAAATTTGTCGCAGGAACAATTGGCACAAATTTCTAAGTATGGTTCAGGGTCTTCTGCCAGAAGTTTTTTTGGACCTGTTGCCGCTTGGGACAAGGACAGTGGAAAAATTTACAAGATAAATACGGATTTAAAATTGGCGATGATTGTCTTAGTTTTGAGCAAAAGTAAAAAGGAAGTATCTAGTCGGGATGGAATGGAACGTTGCTTAAAAACCTCGACATATTTTGAAGAGTGGATAAAGCAGTCGGAAATTGATTTTAAAAATATGAAAAAATATTTGCAAGATAATGATTTTGAAAAAGTTGGAAAATTAGCGGAAGAAAATGCGTTAAGAATGCATAAGACAACTGAAACTGCAAATCCGCCATTTTCATATTTTTTACCTCAAACTTATAAAGCTATGGAATTTGTAAAAAATTTAAGAGATAAGGATAGCGAAAAATGTTATTTTACGATGGATGCGGGACCAAATGTGAAGGTGCTTTGCTTGGAAGAAGATTTGGAGAGATTGGCAAGGATATTTTCTAAAAAATATGAAGTGATTGTGAGTAAAACTGTTGAATTGTAG
- the gatA gene encoding Asp-tRNA(Asn)/Glu-tRNA(Gln) amidotransferase subunit GatA, translated as MNLYKKTATELAEMIKNKKITSEEVTKSFLDRIEKTEEKIGAFSNVFHEKVLDEAKKYDSENNEKGRKNYDNELLFGVPVALKDNIVSKGDLTTAASKILRNYVGVYDATVVEKLKKAGTPIIGKANMDEFAMGSSNENSSIKSVSNPWDLTRVPGGSSGGSAAMVAAGQAPIALGSDTGGSIRQPACLTGTVGIKPTYGRVSRYGLMAFGSSLDQIGALAKSTEDLARLLQIIAGYDEKDATSVNVEVPNYLETLNNDLKGLKIGIPKEYFAEGLDENIKKVIMDSVEKLKELGAKIKEVSLPYSKYAISTYYIISSAEAASNLSRYDGVRYGVRQSDENIEEMYVKSRTEGFGDEVKRRIMIGNYVLSSGFYDAYYKKASQVRRLIRDDFSKALKEVDVLLTPVSPTIAFKKGEKITDPVQMYLGDIFTVSINMAGLPAISVPAGFVDGLPVGIQLIGNYFSEDLLFNISHKFEGVRGKIEYPEL; from the coding sequence ATGAATTTATACAAAAAAACAGCGACAGAACTGGCTGAAATGATAAAAAATAAAAAAATTACTTCTGAAGAAGTGACAAAATCTTTTTTGGATAGAATTGAGAAAACTGAAGAAAAAATAGGAGCATTTTCTAATGTGTTTCATGAAAAGGTTTTAGATGAGGCAAAAAAATATGATTCTGAAAATAATGAAAAAGGTAGAAAAAATTATGATAATGAGTTGTTGTTTGGAGTGCCTGTGGCTTTGAAGGATAATATTGTATCAAAAGGAGATTTGACTACGGCTGCATCGAAAATTCTTAGAAATTATGTGGGAGTTTATGATGCGACAGTTGTGGAAAAATTGAAAAAAGCCGGAACACCGATAATTGGGAAAGCTAATATGGATGAGTTTGCGATGGGGTCTTCAAATGAGAATTCATCGATAAAATCGGTTTCTAATCCTTGGGATTTAACAAGAGTGCCTGGTGGAAGTAGTGGAGGATCGGCAGCGATGGTTGCAGCGGGACAAGCACCGATTGCACTTGGTTCGGATACAGGTGGAAGTATTAGACAACCTGCTTGTTTGACTGGAACTGTTGGGATTAAGCCGACTTATGGAAGGGTTTCACGATATGGACTTATGGCGTTTGGATCTTCGCTTGATCAAATTGGAGCTTTGGCAAAATCAACTGAAGATTTGGCTAGACTTTTGCAAATAATTGCAGGATATGATGAAAAAGATGCGACAAGTGTAAATGTGGAAGTTCCTAACTATTTGGAAACTTTGAATAATGACTTGAAAGGCTTGAAAATTGGAATTCCGAAAGAATATTTTGCAGAAGGATTAGATGAAAATATTAAAAAAGTAATAATGGATTCGGTGGAAAAATTGAAGGAATTGGGAGCCAAAATTAAAGAAGTATCACTTCCATATTCAAAATATGCGATTTCGACTTATTACATTATTTCATCGGCTGAGGCGGCTTCAAATTTGTCAAGATACGATGGAGTGAGATATGGAGTGCGACAAAGTGATGAAAATATTGAGGAAATGTATGTAAAATCACGAACAGAAGGTTTTGGAGATGAAGTTAAGCGTAGAATAATGATTGGAAATTATGTATTGAGTTCTGGATTTTATGATGCTTATTACAAAAAGGCTTCTCAAGTGAGAAGACTTATAAGGGATGATTTTTCAAAAGCGTTGAAGGAAGTTGATGTTTTATTAACACCAGTTTCTCCAACTATAGCATTTAAAAAAGGTGAAAAAATTACTGATCCAGTCCAGATGTATTTGGGAGATATTTTTACCGTATCAATAAATATGGCGGGTCTTCCTGCAATTTCAGTACCTGCTGGATTTGTAGATGGACTTCCTGTTGGAATTCAGTTAATCGGAAATTATTTTAGTGAAGATTTATTGTTTAATATTTCTCATAAATTTGAAGGTGTTCGTGGGAAAATTGAATATCCTGAGTTGTAA
- the gatC gene encoding Asp-tRNA(Asn)/Glu-tRNA(Gln) amidotransferase subunit GatC, which yields MLSKEDVLKIAALSKLEFSESEIEKFRVDLNKIFDYMEELNGIDTSNIEPLFNVLDLKDALRKDEVKDAKIKKEILSNAPNGDDEFVIVPKVVGENADN from the coding sequence ATGTTAAGTAAAGAAGATGTACTGAAAATAGCAGCACTTTCAAAGTTGGAATTTTCGGAAAGTGAAATTGAAAAATTTAGAGTGGATTTGAATAAAATATTTGATTATATGGAAGAATTAAATGGAATTGATACAAGTAATATCGAACCTTTGTTCAATGTCTTGGATTTAAAAGATGCGCTTAGAAAAGATGAAGTGAAAGATGCAAAGATTAAAAAAGAAATTTTGTCTAATGCGCCAAATGGTGATGATGAATTCGTAATAGTTCCTAAAGTTGTGGGAGAAAATGCAGATAATTAA